One segment of Trachemys scripta elegans isolate TJP31775 chromosome 1, CAS_Tse_1.0, whole genome shotgun sequence DNA contains the following:
- the LOC117885258 gene encoding anionic trypsin-like — MKFLLILACLGAAVAVPVDDDDKIVGGYTCSVPYQVSLNSGYHFCGGSLINNQWVVSAAHCYKSPIQVRLGEYNIDVLEGDEQFINSAKVIRHPKYNSWLLDNDIMLIKLATPAALNSRVTAISLPSACVAAGTTCLISGWGNTLSSGSNYPELLQCLDAPVLTDAECSGAYPGQITTNMICVGFLEGGKDSCQGDSGGPVVCGGELQGIVSWGIGCAMQGYPGVYTKVCNYVDWIEETIAAN, encoded by the exons ATGAAGTTTCTCCTGATTCTTGCCTGCTTAGGAGCAGCAG TTGCTGTCCCTGTTGATGATGATGACAAAATCGTGGGGGGCTATACCTGCTCTGTCCCCTACCAAGTATCCCTGAACTCTGGGTACCACTTCTGCGGGGGCTCTCTCATCAACAACCAATGGGTCGTGTCAGCTGCTCACTGCTACAAATC cccCATCCAGGTGAGGCTCGGGGAATACAACATCGATGTGTTGGAAGGGGACGAGCAGTTCATCAACTCCGCTAAAGTAATCCGCCACCCCAAATACAATTCGTGGCTCCTGGATAATGACATTATGCTGATCAAGCTGGCAACCCCAGCTGCCTTGAACTCCCGTGTCACAGCAATCTCTCTTCCTTCTGCCTGTGTGGCTGCTGGGACTACGTGCTTGATTTCTGGGTGGGGAAACACCCTCAGCAGTGGCT CTAACTACCCCGAGCTTCTCCAGTGTCTGGATGCTCCAGTCCTGACTGACGCTGAGTGCAGTGGTGCCTACCCAGGACAAATCACTACAAACATGATCTGCGTGGGATTCCTGGAGGGTGGCAAAGACTCCTGCCAG GGCGATTCTGGTGGCCCAGTCGTGTGCGGTGGTGAGCTCCAAGGAATTGTGTCCTGGGGGATCGGGTGTGCTATGCAGGGTTACCCTGGAGTCTACACCAAAGTCTGCAACTATGTTGACTGGATCGAGGAGACCATTGCTGCCAACTGA